The sequence CCTATCCCATGTCCCGGGGTCCGCCAAGCGAGGGCGGAGTCCACGGACAACGCCTCGGGTACCCCTGGCGGCACGGCCCGGGCCGGCGCAGACTCGGGGCACCGTGCTCCGAATCCTCGTGCCGTTGCTCGTGCTGCTGTGTGCTTCCTCCGCGTCCGCCCAGTGCCTGGGAGACGGCGTGCAGTTGTTCCCCACGCCGGGGGCCATCGTCCCCACCAACACGCGCTTCCTCCTGGAGGGCGTGGGCACGGCGCGCCCGCAGGTGACGGCGCTGGTGGGCAAGAAGCTGCGGCTGGTGGCCGACAAGCACGTGGTGGAGGTGAAGGCGCAGCGCGGCTGGGAGAGCAGCCTCGGCCGGGCCACCGTCATCCTCAAGGTGCTCGGGAAACTGGAGCCGGACACGCGCTACACGCTGCGCGTGGACGAGGCGATTCCCAACGTCATGGTGCTCAACGGCCCCAGCACGGTGCTGCCCGAGTGGCGCACCGGCAAGGGCCCGGACAGCTTCGCGCCGAAGTGGCTGAAGCGGCCCGCCGTGTCCGAGGGAATCCTCCGCCGCACGCCGCAGGGCACCGCGCGCTTCGTCCGGCTCAACCTGTCGCTGCGCGAGGAGAGCCCCGCCTACCTCGTGGTGAAGCTGGAGCCGCGGCGCCCGGGCCCCAGCGTCCAGCAGTACGTGGTGCCGGTGCACAACAACACCGCCTATATCGGCCACGAGGCGTGCAGCGGCACCTTCGCCATGGAGGACGGCCGCAGCTACCGCGCCAAGATAGAGGCCTTCGACGCCGCGGGACAGGTGGCTCCGGCCACGCCGCCCGTGGACTTCGAAGCGCCCGCGGAATGACTCACATTCACCACACCCCGAGGTCTTCCTTCATGTCGTTGTGCCTTCCGCGTTTCGTCGTCGCGCTGTCCACCGCGTTCCTGCTCGCCGCCTGCGGCGGGGATGACGACGACTCCGACAAGCTCTCCCGCACCACCCTGAAGGCCACGTCCGGCCAGTACTGGGGCGTGCCGCGCTTCTCGATGGACGGCCGCATCGCCTTCGTGCGCGCGCTCGAGCAGGGCGACACGTACGAGGTGGCGGTGATGAAGGAGGACGGCACGGACGTCCGGAAGCTGGCCGGCGACGGCACCTACCTGACGGGCCTGGCGTGGAGCCCGGATGGCAGCCTCTACTACTCCGGTGAGAAGGGCATCTCCCTCATCCCCGCGACGGGCGGCACGGCGACGGTGGTGTACGACGCCTTCGCTGCCGCGGAGCTGGACGTGTCGCCGGACGGCAAGCTGCTCGCCTATCGCGTCAACGGCGGTGGGCTCTACCTGCTCGACCTGGAAGGGCGCATCGTCCGGGAGCTGAACGACGACGGCTCGGCCCCGGCCTTCTCGCGGGACGGCAAGCGCCTGGCGTTCATCAAGAGGTCGGAGGCTGACGTGTATGAGATTCGCACCCTGGAGCTTGCCAACCCGGGGACCAGCCAGCTGGTGGCGAAGGACGCCAACTACCTGTCCGCGGTGGACTGGCTGCCGGACGGGCGGCTCGCCGCCATCACCGAGGAGGGCATCTCCCTCTTCGACCTGTCCGGTGCCACGCCGCAGGGCCGCCTGGTGCGCGACGAGTTCGCCGCGAAGGAGCTGGATGTGTCCCCGGACGGCGAGAAGATGGTGTACGCCATCAACGGGCAGGCCGACCTCTACGTGCTGACGGGCTTCTAGCGCGGCCGCCCCTCCGGAGGGAGTGCATGACGACGGTGGACGTGGAGAGCCTCAAGCAGCGGATGGCCGACTTCACGCAAACGCTGCAGGACGAAATCTGCGGCGCGCTGGAGCGGCTGGATGGCTCGGCGCGCTTCCGCGAGGACCCGTGGACCCGCCCCGGCGGCGGTGGCGGACGCAGCCGCGTACTGGAGGACGGCGCCGTGCTGGAGAAGGCCGGCGTCAACACGTCCATCGTCTTCGGCGAGCTGGAGGCGCACTTCGCGCAGAAGCTCCAGGGCGAGGGCCGCCAGTTCTGGGCGGGCGGCATCTCGCTGGTGCTGCACCCGCGCAACCCGCACGTGCCCACGGTGCACGCCAACTACCGCTTCATCCAGCAGGGCGGGAAGGCGTGGTTCGGCGGCGGCGCGGACCTGACGCCGTACTACCTCTATGAAGAAGACGCGACGCACTTCCATCGCGTGCACAAGGCCGCGTGCGACAGGCACGACGCCACGTACTACCCGCGCTTCAAGGCCGCGTGTGACAAGTACTTCCACCTGCGCCACCGCGAGGAGTCGCGCGGCGTGGGCGGCCTCTTCTTCGAGAACATGGGTGGCGACCTGGAGAAGGAGTTCGCCTTCGTGCAGGACTGCGGCAAGGCCTTCATCGCCGCGTACCTGCCCATCGCCGAGCGGCGCAAGGACACGCCCGTGACGGAGGCGCAGC comes from Pyxidicoccus parkwaysis and encodes:
- a CDS encoding TolB family protein, translated to MSLCLPRFVVALSTAFLLAACGGDDDDSDKLSRTTLKATSGQYWGVPRFSMDGRIAFVRALEQGDTYEVAVMKEDGTDVRKLAGDGTYLTGLAWSPDGSLYYSGEKGISLIPATGGTATVVYDAFAAAELDVSPDGKLLAYRVNGGGLYLLDLEGRIVRELNDDGSAPAFSRDGKRLAFIKRSEADVYEIRTLELANPGTSQLVAKDANYLSAVDWLPDGRLAAITEEGISLFDLSGATPQGRLVRDEFAAKELDVSPDGEKMVYAINGQADLYVLTGF
- the hemF gene encoding oxygen-dependent coproporphyrinogen oxidase; translation: MTTVDVESLKQRMADFTQTLQDEICGALERLDGSARFREDPWTRPGGGGGRSRVLEDGAVLEKAGVNTSIVFGELEAHFAQKLQGEGRQFWAGGISLVLHPRNPHVPTVHANYRFIQQGGKAWFGGGADLTPYYLYEEDATHFHRVHKAACDRHDATYYPRFKAACDKYFHLRHREESRGVGGLFFENMGGDLEKEFAFVQDCGKAFIAAYLPIAERRKDTPVTEAQRFWQEVRRGRYVEFNLVYDRGTTFGLETRGRTESILMSLPPQVRWRYDHHPEPGTWEARLVDVLRHPRDWAGQEG